The nucleotide window CTGGCAAAAGCTGGTTCTCACAATTGATCAGATTGATGACGATCTATTCCGGTTGCCGGGCATGCGGAATCCTCTGTTTGTCTCGGAAAATTTCCTGAGAAAGCTCGAAGAGGCAGGCATCAGGAATGTGGAGCCAAAAGCCAAACACTTGGAAACCGGAAAAGAAAAATATCTACCGTATAAATGTTGATTGAATACACGCCTGTCGCAGATTATTGCAACGTCTCAAGAAACTCCAGCCGGCTGCCGCGGAACACATTCAGATCCACCACCTTGGGGATGCCGTCGACCCGACCGCGGTTGGCGAACTGCCAATAGCTCCAGGCGACGTCGCGGCTCGGGCGGAAGAAGATATTGCGGAACCACACCGGGTGGGCCGGGAAGTAGGCCATATGATAAGTGTCGTAAAAGGCCCGGGTCATATAGAGCAGCGGCTTCACACCATATTTCTCCTCAATGGCGGCGCTGAAGCGCAACAGGTCCGCCTTGAGAGTGGCTTCTTCGGGCCGCTTCTTGCAGTTGCCGCCGAATTCCAGGTCGAGCGCCGGGGGCAGGGTGCCCGGTTGCGCCGGCACGGT belongs to Emcibacter sp. and includes:
- a CDS encoding GH25 family lysozyme, with the translated sequence MRKYLFLSCLVLLVALSAFYYAFEQGYFRFNYPFREEFPVQGLDVSHHQGDIDWQRVDRRDFSFVYMKATEGGDHTDSDFAGNWREAREAGFIVGAYHFYTFCRPVEDQITHFTATVPAQPGTLPPALDLEFGGNCKKRPEEATLKADLLRFSAAIEEKYGVKPLLYMTRAFYDTYHMAYFPAHPVWFRNIFFRPSRDVAWSYWQFANRGRVDGIPKVVDLNVFRGSRLEFLETLQ